From a region of the Aeoliella mucimassa genome:
- a CDS encoding TolC family protein: protein MHRQLRIYCSLLMLCTSFVGCRSNQVRNFQACSESCDSHYKLVSAEIEYPATNSCTQQECDTTIDSLAPRTLATDEPAEYQDVTLAEVVELAFANSDVLRDVGAAVVRSPDTTRTQMDPGIVETNPAQGIESALSVFDAQWTTSMYFENNDRQINNEFFGGGIRTLQQNVGAFQTQLSKLAVTGTELSARKIVEFDGNNAPGNLFDDAWTVKVEGEVRHPLLQGSGTQFNRIAGPTKTPGNYTGVVIARIRTDVELADFEVAVRDYVSNVENAYWDLYFAYRDLDAQVAARDASLETWRRVRALYESGRRGGEAEKEAQAREQFYRFQEEVQNSLAGRLFDGTRTNNGSMGGTFRGTGGVLVAERRLRRLLNLPASDGRLLRPADEPILAPVAFDWYEISTEAVARRAELRRQRFQVRRRELELIASKNFLMPRLDVVGRYRFRGFGKDLIDSNGGTLPRFDNAYEDLMTGDFQEWQAGFELDMPIGFRRAHTAVRNAEMELARSRAILRDQQEEVVHATAASIAEMDRALIVSQTSYNRLQASREQLAAIEAAFEADKASLDLLLDAQRRVAEAETRYYRTLAEYAIAIKNVHFSKGTLLEYDGVYLAEGAWPAKAYRDAADLERRRGRPRPLNYASSRAPVVAHGAHDQHPSEHSLGTMTPVTESVLPEPKEAPTELPLTPSDEIEQPSTLTTPVLPGAVSAMPTSMPTAMPTAPSELPLAATAGPSFLSTGQPSATLASPELPGIEAPAIQAPSIELPRLATDSIEETLFR from the coding sequence ATGCATCGCCAACTACGCATTTACTGTTCGCTGCTGATGCTGTGCACCAGTTTTGTCGGGTGCCGCAGCAATCAAGTGCGCAATTTCCAAGCCTGCAGCGAGTCGTGCGATTCTCATTACAAGCTGGTCAGTGCCGAGATCGAGTATCCGGCGACCAATAGCTGTACGCAGCAAGAGTGCGATACGACGATCGACTCGCTTGCGCCGCGCACGCTGGCCACCGACGAACCGGCCGAGTACCAGGACGTCACCCTGGCCGAGGTCGTGGAGCTGGCGTTTGCCAACTCCGACGTGCTTCGCGATGTCGGTGCGGCCGTGGTTCGCTCGCCGGATACCACCCGTACTCAGATGGATCCCGGCATCGTCGAAACCAATCCGGCCCAAGGCATCGAATCGGCCCTGAGCGTGTTCGACGCCCAGTGGACGACGAGCATGTACTTTGAGAACAACGACCGCCAGATCAACAACGAGTTCTTCGGCGGCGGCATTCGCACCTTGCAGCAGAACGTCGGCGCGTTCCAGACCCAGCTCTCGAAGCTGGCGGTCACCGGTACCGAGCTGTCGGCCCGCAAGATCGTGGAGTTCGACGGCAACAACGCGCCTGGTAACCTGTTCGACGACGCCTGGACCGTAAAGGTTGAAGGCGAAGTGCGTCATCCCTTGCTGCAAGGGAGCGGTACCCAGTTCAATCGCATCGCGGGACCGACCAAAACGCCTGGCAATTACACTGGCGTGGTGATCGCTCGCATTCGTACCGACGTGGAGCTGGCCGACTTCGAAGTCGCCGTGCGCGATTACGTGAGCAACGTGGAGAACGCCTACTGGGATCTGTACTTTGCTTACCGCGATCTCGATGCCCAGGTGGCCGCCCGCGATGCTTCGCTCGAAACCTGGCGACGGGTTCGGGCGTTGTACGAGTCGGGCCGGCGCGGCGGCGAGGCCGAAAAAGAAGCCCAAGCCCGCGAGCAGTTTTATCGCTTCCAGGAAGAGGTGCAAAACTCGCTGGCGGGGCGGTTGTTCGATGGCACTCGCACCAACAATGGCAGCATGGGTGGCACCTTCCGCGGCACCGGCGGTGTGCTCGTGGCCGAACGCCGGTTGCGTCGGTTGCTGAACTTGCCTGCCAGCGATGGACGACTGCTGCGACCTGCCGACGAGCCGATTCTCGCCCCCGTGGCGTTCGACTGGTACGAGATCAGCACCGAAGCAGTCGCTCGCCGGGCGGAACTTCGCCGACAGCGATTCCAGGTGCGTCGTCGCGAGCTGGAATTGATCGCCAGCAAGAACTTCCTGATGCCGAGACTCGATGTGGTCGGGCGGTATCGGTTCCGCGGCTTCGGCAAGGACCTGATCGATAGCAACGGCGGCACCTTGCCGCGGTTCGACAACGCGTACGAAGACCTGATGACCGGCGACTTCCAGGAATGGCAAGCCGGTTTCGAACTCGACATGCCGATCGGCTTCCGCCGGGCGCACACGGCGGTTCGCAACGCCGAGATGGAACTCGCCCGCTCGCGAGCCATCCTCCGCGACCAGCAGGAAGAAGTGGTGCACGCCACTGCGGCGAGCATCGCCGAAATGGATCGGGCGCTCATCGTTTCGCAAACCAGCTACAACCGGTTGCAAGCCAGTCGCGAGCAACTGGCCGCGATCGAAGCCGCGTTCGAGGCCGACAAAGCGTCGCTCGACTTGCTGCTCGACGCCCAGCGGCGGGTGGCCGAGGCCGAAACGCGGTACTACCGCACGCTGGCCGAGTACGCGATTGCGATTAAGAACGTGCATTTCAGTAAGGGAACCCTGCTGGAGTACGATGGGGTTTACCTGGCCGAAGGGGCTTGGCCCGCCAAGGCGTATCGCGATGCGGCCGACCTGGAGCGGCGTCGTGGGCGGCCCCGGCCGCTCAACTACGCTTCGTCGCGGGCGCCGGTCGTCGCCCATGGGGCACACGATCAACACCCGAGCGAGCACTCGCTCGGCACGATGACTCCTGTGACCGAGTCGGTGCTGCCCGAGCCGAAGGAAGCACCTACCGAGTTGCCGCTGACGCCGAGCGACGAAATCGAGCAACCCTCGACTCTCACCACCCCGGTGCTGCCAGGAGCGGTTTCGGCGATGCCGACTTCGATGCCGACTGCGATGCCAACCGCGCCGAGCGAACTGCCGCTCGCAGCGACCGCAGGGCCGAGTTTCCTCTCGACCGGGCAGCCCAGTGCGACACTAGCAAGCCCCGAACTGCCAGGGATCGAGGCCCCGGCCATTCAGGCTCCCAGCATCGAGTTGCCTCGGCTGGCGACCGATTCGATTGAGGAAACCTTATTTCGATAA
- a CDS encoding YfbK domain-containing protein, with the protein MSDTPSNMPPDDWRDRLVDRGLAEKLGGETPPDLSDDILAAANLDTTCSLGEPIMTKATGVRRFRGWALAASLLVNAALITVLMTSKGNSPELTMAPPSPEDSSPTAAPAENEPAGEHYYPLGNVELNDPSEEASRPWSEMSELSELSEMAVPAIELPVEDSSDVIFSKSIKVQSSRFATSNPHQTSARGRDSAPATIAASPSHDLYAGVAEEMEGFDVADPPVVYPDEEVWEELSNRRERYKQVESSGQAGEAKLDDMEILPESGEHSSFSLAEAAARPTAPRRSKPQGPATFGAEVGKGLADDLSLEIPEITILPEEPLPTADYAGGDGRGEFGMDLGLQGPLAFDDEVAGETGGDRKLGLQGLTNSDNLKDGITQLAVTPHIIDSNINGDGEPLRRTYTTPMFANLGEQQQLARSTWGFQPRGDWQRWPNGDWQGRPDGEGNGPGAAGDRYERIVENPFLAAIGGDAVSTFSIDVDTASYANIRQMLLSGHQPPADAVRIEELVNYFEYGYEGPVAAGTPPSPETSEDTPVEATEESKRPAPGVDPFGPGVSSADADAAVDSSTPSPSPSPQGGGESNVAESDASSPASGRGEEHPASGSEQVAPFAAHVETAACPWRPEHRLVRIGIKGREIPESQRPVSNLVFLVDVSGSMNDPDKLPLVKHGLRKLTEKLGENDRVAIVVYASSEGLALPSTPGTEQETILAALDRLNAGGSTAGGAGIRLAYQLAEDHFIQGGTNRVILCTDGDFNVGLTNPAELERLVEQKANDTKVFLSCIGFGRGNLNDQMMEKISGIGNGNYYYADSEAEAERIFARGMTGMLVTIAKDVKIQVEFNPAKVAGYRLLGYENRMLKTQDFNDDKKDAGEIGSGHTVTCLYEVVPAGEPVAAPPIDELKYQHPAGLTNEADTGDLLTLKMRYKQPDEDVSSKLEWPISDSGHTFGQASTDFQFASAVAGFGMLLRDSQFKGLANYDAVIEIAESSLGSDPTGDRAEFVELVRAAKKLMPEPVAEQPVVEEPVADDSAEAEAAEAEESSAEVAPIVQE; encoded by the coding sequence ATGTCAGACACCCCTTCCAACATGCCCCCCGACGATTGGCGCGACCGTTTGGTCGATCGCGGGCTCGCCGAAAAACTCGGCGGAGAAACCCCGCCCGACTTGTCGGACGACATTCTCGCCGCGGCCAACCTCGATACCACCTGTTCCCTGGGAGAACCGATCATGACAAAGGCGACTGGCGTGCGACGTTTTCGTGGTTGGGCCCTGGCAGCCAGCCTGCTGGTGAACGCCGCGTTGATCACGGTGCTAATGACCTCGAAGGGCAACTCGCCCGAACTGACGATGGCCCCCCCGTCGCCGGAGGATTCCTCCCCCACCGCTGCACCAGCTGAGAACGAGCCAGCCGGCGAACATTATTACCCGCTAGGCAACGTGGAGCTGAATGATCCTTCGGAAGAAGCAAGCCGTCCCTGGTCCGAGATGTCCGAGTTGTCCGAGTTGTCCGAGATGGCTGTGCCCGCGATAGAGTTGCCCGTCGAAGACTCGTCCGACGTGATTTTCTCAAAATCCATCAAAGTGCAGAGCAGCCGCTTTGCGACCAGCAATCCTCATCAAACGTCCGCCAGAGGAAGAGACTCTGCGCCGGCGACGATCGCAGCGAGTCCGTCTCACGACTTATATGCTGGTGTCGCGGAGGAGATGGAAGGGTTCGATGTTGCCGATCCCCCGGTTGTTTATCCAGATGAAGAAGTTTGGGAAGAACTCAGCAATCGGCGTGAGAGATACAAGCAGGTGGAATCTAGTGGTCAAGCCGGAGAGGCGAAGCTCGACGACATGGAGATACTACCTGAATCAGGAGAACATTCATCATTCTCGCTCGCTGAAGCTGCAGCACGCCCCACGGCACCGAGGAGATCGAAGCCGCAAGGGCCAGCTACCTTCGGCGCGGAAGTTGGCAAGGGTCTGGCGGATGACTTGAGTTTAGAAATTCCGGAGATAACCATCTTGCCTGAAGAACCATTGCCGACCGCAGATTATGCCGGAGGCGATGGTCGCGGCGAGTTTGGCATGGATCTTGGTCTGCAGGGACCACTCGCATTCGACGACGAGGTCGCTGGCGAAACCGGCGGCGACCGCAAACTGGGGCTACAGGGACTGACGAATAGCGACAACCTAAAGGATGGTATCACCCAGCTTGCAGTAACACCCCACATCATCGATAGCAACATCAATGGCGACGGAGAGCCCCTTCGACGCACCTACACGACTCCCATGTTCGCCAATCTCGGCGAGCAACAACAACTCGCGCGGTCTACCTGGGGATTCCAACCACGTGGCGACTGGCAACGCTGGCCAAACGGCGACTGGCAAGGTCGGCCCGATGGCGAGGGCAATGGCCCCGGGGCTGCGGGCGATCGGTACGAGCGGATCGTCGAGAATCCCTTCCTGGCAGCCATCGGCGGCGACGCGGTCAGCACGTTTTCGATCGATGTCGATACGGCCAGCTACGCGAACATCCGGCAAATGCTCCTCTCCGGCCATCAACCGCCAGCCGACGCGGTGCGGATCGAAGAACTGGTGAACTATTTCGAGTATGGATATGAGGGGCCAGTGGCTGCCGGTACTCCCCCCTCCCCTGAAACTTCAGAAGACACACCCGTCGAAGCAACCGAAGAGAGCAAGCGTCCAGCGCCGGGCGTCGATCCCTTTGGCCCTGGTGTCAGTAGTGCAGACGCGGATGCAGCGGTCGATTCTTCTACCCCCTCCCCTAGCCCCTCCCCGCAAGGGGGAGGGGAAAGTAATGTGGCCGAAAGCGATGCCTCCTCCCCCGCAAGTGGGAGAGGGGAAGAGCATCCTGCAAGCGGTAGCGAGCAAGTGGCTCCTTTTGCCGCCCACGTCGAAACCGCGGCCTGTCCCTGGCGGCCGGAGCATCGGCTGGTGCGGATCGGCATCAAAGGTCGTGAGATTCCTGAATCGCAGCGACCGGTTTCGAACCTGGTGTTCCTGGTCGACGTGTCGGGCTCGATGAACGACCCCGATAAGCTACCGCTGGTGAAGCATGGTCTGCGCAAGCTTACCGAGAAACTCGGCGAGAACGACCGCGTGGCGATCGTGGTCTACGCGTCGAGCGAAGGACTCGCACTGCCGAGCACGCCAGGCACGGAGCAGGAGACGATTCTCGCCGCGCTCGATCGGCTGAACGCAGGGGGTTCGACCGCCGGCGGGGCGGGCATTCGTCTGGCGTATCAGTTGGCCGAGGATCACTTTATCCAAGGGGGCACCAACCGCGTGATCCTCTGCACCGATGGCGACTTTAACGTCGGCCTCACCAACCCCGCCGAGTTGGAGCGACTGGTCGAGCAAAAGGCCAACGACACCAAGGTGTTCCTCTCCTGCATCGGTTTTGGCCGCGGCAACTTGAACGATCAGATGATGGAAAAGATCTCCGGCATCGGCAACGGCAACTACTACTACGCCGATAGCGAAGCGGAAGCCGAGCGGATCTTCGCCCGCGGCATGACCGGCATGCTGGTCACGATTGCCAAGGACGTAAAGATTCAAGTCGAGTTCAATCCGGCCAAGGTGGCTGGCTATCGCTTGCTGGGCTACGAGAATCGCATGCTCAAAACGCAAGACTTTAACGACGACAAAAAAGACGCCGGCGAAATCGGCTCGGGACATACGGTCACTTGCTTGTACGAGGTGGTTCCTGCCGGCGAACCGGTGGCGGCCCCTCCGATCGACGAACTCAAATACCAACACCCGGCTGGTTTGACCAACGAGGCCGACACCGGCGATCTGCTCACGCTCAAGATGCGTTACAAGCAGCCCGACGAAGACGTGAGCAGCAAGCTCGAATGGCCAATTTCCGACAGCGGCCACACGTTCGGTCAGGCGAGCACCGACTTCCAATTCGCCTCGGCCGTGGCTGGCTTCGGCATGCTGCTTCGCGACTCGCAGTTCAAAGGCCTGGCCAACTACGACGCGGTGATCGAGATCGCCGAGTCGTCGCTCGGCAGTGATCCGACCGGCGATCGGGCGGAGTTCGTCGAACTGGTTCGCGCGGCCAAGAAGCTGATGCCAGAACCCGTGGCCGAGCAGCCCGTTGTTGAAGAACCAGTGGCTGATGACTCCGCCGAAGCCGAAGCGGCGGAAGCCGAAGAGTCCTCCGCGGAAGTGGCTCCTATAGTGCAAGAGTAG
- a CDS encoding sigma-70 family RNA polymerase sigma factor produces MSVPISPSAVVPDLAQLIEDHQATVWRYVRYLGADSTEADDLVQETFLAVHRSDFVYESARQAASYLRTTARNRLLILRRQQRREPSQVELEAADAVWAEMVGDGPVDPYLEALDHCLETLEGRARRALDLHYTDRRSRVEIATELEMKPEGVKSLLRRIRELLRDCIERKIKS; encoded by the coding sequence GTGAGCGTCCCCATTTCGCCATCCGCCGTAGTGCCAGATTTGGCCCAGTTGATCGAGGATCATCAGGCCACGGTCTGGCGGTACGTCCGCTACTTGGGGGCGGATTCCACCGAGGCGGACGACTTGGTGCAGGAGACCTTTCTGGCTGTTCACCGCTCCGATTTCGTGTACGAATCGGCCCGCCAGGCAGCTAGCTACCTGCGAACGACCGCCCGCAACCGCCTGCTGATACTTCGCCGCCAGCAGCGTCGCGAACCAAGCCAAGTAGAACTCGAAGCGGCCGACGCAGTGTGGGCCGAAATGGTCGGCGACGGCCCAGTCGATCCCTACCTGGAGGCCCTCGACCACTGCCTCGAAACCCTCGAAGGCCGCGCCCGTCGGGCCCTCGACCTGCATTACACCGACCGTCGTAGCCGAGTGGAGATTGCCACCGAACTGGAGATGAAGCCCGAAGGGGTGAAAAGCCTGTTGCGCCGCATCCGCGAGCTGCTGCGGGATTGTATTGAACGAAAAATCAAATCGTAG
- a CDS encoding formylmethanofuran dehydrogenase subunit C, giving the protein MLHLRPRSLDRTPVSMAGVVPDALADKSLAEIERIDLWQGNRQVPLAELFDVAGDPADLVIRIEGDCSSAHDLAADMQQGELHVVGYVGRHAGQGMRGGLLSISGDAGDWLGAAMRGGRIDVTGDAGNHVGGSLPAAKVGMRGGQIVVHGNCGTHAGERMRRGWITVVGDCGEWAGYQMRAGTLMVLGQCGPRVGSGMRRGTIALLGTAPTLLPTFRYACDFAPQALTLMLRDLAEQGLDVSSTSASYSLFNGDLLEGGRGELLVLLDPLS; this is encoded by the coding sequence GTGCTGCATCTTCGCCCCCGTTCGCTCGACCGCACGCCTGTCTCAATGGCCGGGGTGGTGCCCGACGCGCTGGCCGATAAGTCGCTGGCCGAGATCGAGCGGATCGACCTCTGGCAAGGCAATCGTCAGGTGCCGCTGGCCGAGTTGTTCGACGTGGCCGGCGACCCCGCGGATTTGGTGATCCGCATCGAGGGCGATTGCTCCTCGGCGCACGACCTGGCGGCCGACATGCAACAAGGCGAGCTGCACGTGGTGGGCTACGTCGGTCGACATGCAGGGCAGGGGATGCGCGGCGGGCTGCTGAGCATCTCGGGCGACGCTGGCGACTGGCTCGGCGCGGCCATGCGCGGTGGACGCATCGACGTGACCGGCGACGCTGGCAACCATGTCGGCGGTTCGTTGCCAGCAGCCAAGGTCGGCATGCGCGGCGGGCAGATCGTCGTGCATGGCAACTGTGGTACCCACGCTGGCGAGCGGATGCGACGCGGCTGGATCACCGTGGTCGGCGACTGCGGTGAGTGGGCAGGCTACCAGATGCGAGCCGGCACCCTCATGGTGCTCGGCCAGTGCGGCCCGCGGGTTGGCTCTGGCATGCGTCGCGGGACCATCGCCTTGCTCGGCACCGCACCGACGCTGCTGCCGACGTTCCGCTACGCCTGCGATTTCGCCCCGCAGGCGCTCACCTTGATGCTTCGCGACCTGGCCGAGCAGGGACTCGACGTATCGAGCACTTCGGCAAGCTACTCGCTGTTCAACGGCGACCTACTGGAAGGTGGGCGCGGCGAGCTGCTGGTGTTGTTGGACCCCCTCTCCTAA
- a CDS encoding coiled-coil domain-containing protein, which yields MMKRYANTMLTLFVLAAVAAPAPSSAQEAASSLPGVVNISTSLLITGGSSEPPLDESSLSALFTSGFRSEFKQKLDSLVDEETANQFEVHMMRVDEVSRGDRYQHAFGRVVQLQAAIVNVPPDLRTEVENQSGPLLVEMFTERVGRVWQSEYARQLQTSKQKMERLNQLISELQKKLEIYRRDSVGLKLETIEDADTLRNNYLELKNQQRGARLEQLQLQARREAIEKQLQMLEEQARSIAEEPNVVLTQLKEQLEKSQARLKEELPKNGTWLKDKEEATAKEIEKLQERANLLKDAGEEDSELLRHIEQLRAALHTNQRNYSEAQHLLERDVERSRLAYLQEIDRLKQQKYGDRLAELNTMLTTVLIDLDQLEGQEVPMADEVERAKKAYAQRLNAEVGQKQLELDIETLERELRGAQASLQNLQSVQELLVQPELHITPWGG from the coding sequence ATGATGAAACGTTACGCGAACACGATGCTCACCCTTTTCGTACTGGCGGCAGTCGCTGCGCCGGCTCCCAGCTCTGCGCAGGAAGCAGCCTCCTCCTTACCGGGAGTCGTAAACATTTCTACGTCGCTGCTTATCACCGGTGGCTCGTCGGAACCACCGCTCGACGAAAGCTCGCTCAGTGCGCTGTTCACCAGTGGCTTTCGCTCCGAGTTCAAGCAGAAGCTCGATTCGCTGGTCGATGAGGAAACGGCCAACCAGTTTGAAGTCCATATGATGAGGGTTGATGAGGTGAGCCGAGGTGACAGATACCAGCACGCGTTTGGACGCGTCGTTCAACTCCAGGCCGCCATCGTCAACGTCCCGCCCGATTTGAGAACCGAGGTCGAAAACCAATCAGGGCCGCTTTTAGTCGAGATGTTTACCGAACGAGTCGGTCGTGTCTGGCAGTCGGAATATGCTCGTCAGCTGCAGACGTCGAAACAAAAAATGGAGCGTCTCAACCAACTCATCAGCGAGCTACAAAAGAAGCTCGAGATCTATCGCAGGGATTCTGTCGGCCTTAAACTTGAGACCATCGAGGACGCCGACACCCTGCGTAACAACTACCTTGAACTCAAAAACCAACAGCGCGGTGCCCGGCTCGAGCAACTGCAGTTGCAGGCTCGGCGAGAAGCGATTGAGAAACAGCTACAGATGCTGGAGGAGCAAGCGAGATCGATTGCCGAAGAACCCAACGTGGTGCTCACCCAACTGAAGGAACAGCTTGAAAAGAGTCAAGCCAGATTGAAAGAGGAGCTCCCTAAGAACGGAACCTGGCTAAAGGATAAAGAAGAAGCTACCGCTAAGGAAATTGAGAAACTGCAGGAACGTGCCAACTTATTGAAAGACGCTGGAGAAGAGGACTCGGAACTACTTAGACACATTGAACAATTGCGGGCTGCCTTACATACGAACCAGCGGAACTATAGTGAGGCACAACATCTTCTTGAACGCGACGTAGAAAGGTCACGCCTCGCCTATCTGCAAGAGATCGATCGCCTTAAACAGCAAAAGTATGGCGACCGGCTCGCTGAGTTGAACACGATGCTCACGACCGTGTTGATTGACCTCGACCAGCTTGAAGGGCAGGAGGTCCCCATGGCCGATGAAGTCGAGCGGGCGAAGAAGGCGTACGCTCAGCGACTCAATGCCGAAGTCGGCCAGAAGCAATTGGAGTTGGATATCGAAACGCTGGAACGAGAGTTGCGAGGTGCCCAAGCTTCGCTGCAGAATCTTCAGTCAGTGCAAGAACTTTTAGTGCAGCCAGAGCTTCACATCACCCCCTGGGGCGGTTGA
- a CDS encoding RNA polymerase sigma factor, with the protein MPEPHQQSLARQFAEGDMAAAQHTIDIHQSDITRLVVRMLGWQHPEAVDDLVQETFLRALESRQRFNGQSTLATWLTRIAVNQCRAYLRKHRRRHLLLSWWKGQQPNRTAPAADTHSQQDETNQHVQRAIAELSATHREVIVLHYLEHQSIDHIAETLGISPGATTTRLSRARDALRTLLDPALIDPS; encoded by the coding sequence ATGCCCGAGCCCCACCAGCAATCACTGGCCCGCCAGTTTGCCGAGGGCGACATGGCGGCCGCGCAGCACACGATCGACATTCACCAGTCCGACATCACTCGGCTGGTGGTTCGCATGCTGGGCTGGCAACACCCCGAAGCCGTCGACGACCTGGTACAGGAGACCTTTTTACGCGCCCTCGAATCGCGACAACGATTCAACGGGCAATCGACCCTCGCGACCTGGCTCACGCGGATCGCAGTGAACCAGTGCCGGGCGTACCTTCGCAAGCACCGGCGGCGGCACCTGTTGCTGTCGTGGTGGAAGGGTCAACAACCAAACCGCACCGCTCCCGCGGCCGACACCCACTCGCAACAAGACGAAACCAACCAGCATGTGCAGCGAGCGATCGCCGAGCTTTCGGCCACGCATCGCGAAGTGATCGTGCTGCATTACCTCGAACACCAAAGCATCGACCATATTGCCGAAACGCTAGGCATCAGCCCCGGTGCCACCACTACCCGACTCTCCCGCGCCCGCGACGCCCTGCGGACGTTACTCGACCCCGCGCTGATCGATCCCTCGTAG